In one Candidatus Planktophila versatilis genomic region, the following are encoded:
- a CDS encoding ABC transporter permease, with protein sequence MNTAALNKFEKSAKIFRSIKKFLGPTGFGLLVALILELIIFASLSPYFLNSTNFSNIGRAMVIIGIGSIGATIVIISGGFDLSVGSVMAASGMLAAFVINQGQSNLVGVVLALMLGCVIGLLNGFVIGYLRINPLIATLAMLSIVRGLAYIISGGDAVVVSNSSFLAIGTDSLFGIPLTVWIFITLFLSVGFLMPRTHFGRYVYAIGSNSRAARLAGIFVNRWTLVFYAFSGTTAALAGYVTVARTGQAEPSANIGAELDMITAVILGGTSLSGGKGRLFGTFLAIVVLAILTNGLILIGVPSYWQLPVKGCVLMGAIIWGELHNASRDKS encoded by the coding sequence ATGAACACTGCAGCGCTCAATAAATTTGAGAAGTCAGCAAAAATCTTTCGGTCAATTAAGAAGTTCTTGGGCCCAACAGGCTTTGGTCTCCTCGTTGCCTTAATCCTAGAACTGATTATTTTTGCAAGCCTATCTCCGTATTTCTTAAATTCGACCAATTTTTCCAATATCGGCCGAGCAATGGTCATTATTGGCATCGGCTCTATTGGAGCAACAATTGTAATTATCTCTGGTGGCTTTGACCTTTCCGTTGGATCAGTGATGGCAGCTTCTGGAATGCTTGCTGCCTTTGTGATTAATCAAGGTCAATCCAACCTAGTTGGTGTAGTACTGGCCCTAATGCTTGGCTGCGTCATTGGATTACTCAATGGTTTTGTCATCGGCTACCTCCGAATCAATCCCTTAATCGCAACGCTAGCGATGCTCTCTATCGTAAGGGGCTTGGCATACATCATCAGTGGTGGAGATGCTGTGGTTGTTTCTAACTCTTCCTTCCTAGCAATTGGCACAGATTCTCTTTTTGGCATTCCCTTAACGGTCTGGATCTTTATCACTCTCTTTTTAAGTGTCGGATTCCTCATGCCACGAACACACTTTGGCAGGTATGTGTACGCCATCGGATCTAACTCTAGAGCGGCTCGACTAGCAGGTATTTTTGTTAATCGATGGACTCTGGTTTTTTATGCATTCTCTGGCACCACTGCCGCATTGGCCGGATACGTCACGGTAGCTCGTACAGGTCAGGCTGAGCCAAGTGCAAATATCGGAGCAGAACTAGACATGATCACGGCTGTAATTCTTGGAGGAACAAGTCTGAGTGGTGGCAAAGGAAGGCTCTTTGGAACCTTTTTAGCGATAGTCGTTCTAGCAATTTTAACTAATGGACTTATTCTGATCGGTGTACCTTCTTATTGGCAACTCCCAGTGAAAGGTTGTGTCCTAATGGGTGCAATCATCTGGGGAGAACTGCATAATGCCTCCCGTGATAAGTCATAA
- a CDS encoding L-rhamnose mutarotase translates to MMERLCFLIHLFDDAGAEYDQRHDDIWPEMEEAVAAAGFRNYSLFRLGNLAVGYAECEPDIETVLIKMATFDVEHKWNASLVHVIKNAAGENGGLINVPEVWHLKVKNSK, encoded by the coding sequence ATGATGGAAAGATTATGTTTTCTTATTCATTTGTTTGACGATGCTGGAGCAGAATACGACCAAAGACACGATGATATTTGGCCAGAAATGGAGGAAGCTGTTGCCGCCGCTGGCTTTAGAAATTACTCACTATTTAGATTGGGAAACCTTGCTGTGGGCTATGCCGAATGCGAGCCAGATATCGAGACGGTTTTAATTAAAATGGCTACTTTCGATGTTGAGCATAAGTGGAATGCTTCACTAGTACATGTTATTAAAAATGCCGCTGGTGAAAATGGCGGCTTGATCAATGTGCCTGAGGTGTGGCACCTTAAAGTGAAGAATTCAAAATAA
- a CDS encoding Gfo/Idh/MocA family protein, with protein sequence MSKIRAGVIGAGSWAAVAHLPALRDRDDVEIVAVCRKGDQLLASLKQEFSVGIASEDYMDVVNQELDVIIVASPPNLHHEHAAAALRSGAHVLCEKPMTISAAQSWDLVKIAKEVKRELLVGFSWNYMPMVQQAYEQLQRKNIGELEQMSMQMATQTRELLANLGPYPGASTEQVPEQETWTNPKNSGGGYGQAQLSHALGLAFRLQPQRVSEAFAFMSSPRNAPVELHDAISYKFSNGAIGTLSGGSSHMGAWQNKDELQVRAIGDQGQFLIDLHRECAYFWYVDGTEINMKLPPNAGAVDNFAAANALVDVALGNLEANRAPGELGALTVEALELAYQSASLGKIAIAQEKH encoded by the coding sequence ATGAGCAAGATTCGCGCAGGTGTCATCGGTGCTGGCTCCTGGGCAGCAGTCGCTCATTTGCCCGCTTTGCGGGATCGAGATGATGTTGAGATAGTTGCAGTGTGTCGAAAAGGTGACCAATTGCTCGCCAGCCTAAAGCAGGAATTTTCAGTAGGCATCGCCTCCGAGGATTACATGGATGTAGTAAATCAAGAGCTGGATGTAATCATCGTCGCTTCCCCGCCCAACCTTCATCATGAGCATGCAGCGGCCGCCCTTCGTTCTGGGGCCCACGTACTATGCGAAAAACCAATGACAATTTCTGCAGCACAGAGCTGGGATCTAGTGAAAATTGCGAAGGAAGTGAAGCGAGAACTTCTCGTTGGATTTAGTTGGAACTACATGCCAATGGTTCAGCAAGCCTATGAACAGCTCCAACGTAAGAACATCGGCGAACTAGAACAAATGAGTATGCAAATGGCTACCCAAACTCGCGAGTTGTTGGCCAACCTCGGACCATATCCGGGAGCTTCTACTGAACAAGTTCCTGAGCAAGAAACCTGGACCAATCCAAAGAACTCCGGCGGCGGTTATGGTCAGGCACAGTTATCTCATGCCCTCGGCTTAGCTTTTCGCCTGCAACCACAACGAGTCTCTGAAGCCTTTGCCTTTATGAGTTCGCCACGGAATGCACCCGTTGAACTCCATGATGCAATTTCCTACAAGTTCTCTAATGGCGCCATCGGCACACTCTCGGGTGGATCTAGCCATATGGGTGCATGGCAGAACAAGGACGAATTACAGGTACGAGCCATTGGCGATCAAGGACAATTCTTAATAGATCTCCATCGCGAATGTGCTTATTTTTGGTATGTCGATGGAACAGAGATAAATATGAAACTACCGCCAAATGCCGGAGCAGTAGATAACTTTGCCGCCGCAAATGCGCTAGTTGATGTCGCGCTAGGAAACTTAGAGGCAAATCGCGCGCCGGGCGAGCTGGGTGCACTGACAGTGGAGGCCTTAGAGCTTGCCTACCAAAGTGCATCACTTGGCAAAATTGCCATCGCGCAAGAAAAGCACTGA
- a CDS encoding mandelate racemase/muconate lactonizing enzyme family protein, with protein sequence MKITEIKSAIYEMEPSNSDDFRYTRIRITQVFTDEGVTGYGFCDVDNQSLIKEIKPALIGKDPRDIIEILGAGLLKGSASLENALWDISGKVAGVPVRNLLGSTKESMDYYLTCVWPGKDDQSHLSPDQQAEQIALYYGMGHKKFKFRSWRENALDDVEVVRKIRELVGGRDKIELMIDRTAHYPGWVWSYKEALDAAMRFQELDVTWLEEPFAQDDLDSYRRLAEEVDISITGGEWTSDLSIFLEYISTRAVDIIQPDVCIAGGIWPTRLVGALAQAHGTECILHGTNGPDLAASLQVAATIPSCRMMEVALVFPPLTPEEMYSPLKRILNSDYLFKFEKGKIILPTAPGLGVEINEDALAKCKIVG encoded by the coding sequence ATGAAAATTACTGAGATAAAAAGTGCCATCTATGAGATGGAGCCATCTAACTCAGATGATTTTCGTTACACCCGCATTCGCATCACCCAAGTCTTTACTGACGAAGGAGTTACTGGGTATGGATTTTGTGATGTTGACAATCAATCGCTCATCAAAGAAATCAAACCAGCTTTAATTGGTAAAGATCCCCGAGATATCATTGAAATTCTTGGCGCCGGCCTGCTCAAAGGATCTGCTAGCTTGGAAAATGCCTTGTGGGATATATCTGGCAAAGTCGCGGGAGTTCCCGTGCGCAATCTTTTAGGTTCGACAAAAGAATCAATGGATTATTACCTTACCTGTGTGTGGCCGGGTAAAGATGATCAGTCACACCTTTCACCTGATCAACAGGCAGAGCAAATTGCCCTGTATTACGGAATGGGCCATAAAAAGTTTAAGTTTCGCAGCTGGCGAGAAAATGCATTAGATGATGTCGAAGTAGTCAGAAAAATTCGCGAATTGGTGGGCGGCCGAGACAAAATAGAATTGATGATTGACCGCACTGCTCATTACCCCGGATGGGTTTGGAGTTATAAAGAGGCACTTGATGCTGCAATGAGATTCCAAGAATTAGATGTAACTTGGCTGGAGGAGCCATTTGCTCAAGATGATCTAGATTCCTATCGGCGCTTGGCCGAGGAGGTCGATATATCTATTACCGGTGGTGAGTGGACATCTGATTTATCAATTTTTCTCGAATACATCTCCACTAGAGCAGTGGACATCATTCAGCCTGATGTTTGTATTGCTGGTGGCATCTGGCCAACACGGTTGGTGGGAGCGCTGGCCCAGGCTCACGGTACTGAATGTATTCTGCATGGCACCAACGGCCCAGATTTAGCGGCATCTTTACAAGTTGCAGCAACTATTCCAAGTTGTCGGATGATGGAAGTTGCACTTGTTTTCCCTCCTCTCACGCCAGAAGAGATGTACTCACCCCTGAAACGGATTCTAAATAGCGATTATTTATTTAAGTTTGAAAAAGGCAAAATTATCTTGCCAACAGCGCCTGGTCTTGGAGTTGAGATTAACGAGGATGCACTCGCAAAATGCAAAATTGTTGGTTAG
- a CDS encoding SDR family NAD(P)-dependent oxidoreductase, giving the protein MTIATNRKVLITGGASGFGLDIAREMISAGAKVALVDNSAPNLALAVKELGSNAISIEADVRNQAELIAAVERANKEFKGLDTLVISAGVIHIKPMNEVSEADWDLTLDVNLKGAFFAIQAASKYLIDSGRGRIVAISSDAGKRGYAQVQAYCASKFGLIGLIESSAIELAPSQVTVNCVCPVGVPTTGMGQQVANWKSQAGNLTVEQVKSAAAAAFPLGRNPTEADVTKTITFFISDEAAFLTGCALDVDGGAHLGYMPAVAKN; this is encoded by the coding sequence ATGACCATCGCAACAAACCGAAAGGTTCTCATCACTGGGGGCGCTTCCGGCTTCGGGCTTGATATCGCTCGGGAAATGATCTCTGCGGGTGCCAAAGTTGCCCTGGTTGATAACTCGGCTCCGAATCTAGCCTTAGCGGTAAAGGAGTTAGGCTCGAATGCAATCTCTATTGAAGCTGATGTCAGGAATCAGGCAGAGCTCATAGCTGCAGTCGAGCGTGCAAATAAGGAGTTCAAGGGATTGGACACCTTGGTGATTTCCGCTGGCGTTATACATATCAAGCCAATGAATGAAGTCAGTGAAGCAGATTGGGATCTCACCCTTGATGTAAACCTAAAGGGTGCATTCTTTGCCATTCAAGCCGCGTCTAAATACCTCATTGATAGCGGTCGAGGACGAATAGTTGCAATTTCTTCAGATGCTGGCAAACGAGGCTATGCTCAAGTTCAAGCCTACTGCGCCTCAAAATTTGGTCTTATTGGTTTGATTGAATCATCTGCAATCGAATTGGCGCCTTCTCAAGTCACGGTCAATTGCGTCTGTCCCGTGGGAGTTCCAACCACAGGAATGGGCCAACAAGTAGCAAATTGGAAATCTCAAGCTGGGAATTTAACTGTAGAGCAAGTTAAATCTGCGGCAGCTGCTGCCTTTCCATTGGGGCGCAATCCCACTGAAGCTGATGTCACAAAGACTATTACTTTCTTTATTTCAGATGAAGCAGCATTTCTTACCGGCTGCGCGCTAGATGTAGATGGTGGAGCTCATTTAGGTTATATGCCGGCAGTCGCTAAGAATTAG
- a CDS encoding mandelate racemase/muconate lactonizing enzyme family protein, which yields MNKIVRVEAFPMQYPEPNNDNKIRYVTLTRIETSDGIVGWGECISQWPEAALAVKTIIDAGFAKLLMGEDGTQVGRLWQKMRNHAYWHGHGGIVSFAISALDIALWDIAGKAAGLPVSAMLGGTLMERVPSCASVILNTLDLGALQEEFTSYRERGFSAVKGGWGQVPEAGFGTNRVRDMKVARTVREAIGPDMGMAIDVSALAKWSASHAATMAEDLLEVNLTWFEDALHHDDHDGYRQMKSRVPTALATGERCWTLHDYQRLVRSKAIDIILVDPGRVEGISGMKAIVDDALTQRVRFVPHSWSSAINTAASLHVYAASTNGEVFELKPAPSPMQHELVENPIEQKDGWIAVPNTPGLGITIDEKAVKKYLYQG from the coding sequence ATGAATAAGATAGTTCGAGTTGAGGCATTTCCGATGCAATACCCGGAGCCAAACAATGACAACAAGATCAGATATGTAACGCTGACTCGCATTGAAACCTCTGACGGAATCGTCGGATGGGGAGAATGTATTTCGCAGTGGCCTGAAGCCGCACTGGCCGTAAAAACAATTATTGATGCAGGATTTGCCAAACTCTTAATGGGAGAAGATGGAACTCAAGTAGGTCGTCTCTGGCAAAAAATGCGAAATCATGCTTACTGGCATGGGCATGGAGGCATTGTCTCTTTTGCAATCTCAGCCCTAGATATAGCTCTCTGGGATATTGCGGGCAAAGCTGCCGGACTTCCGGTTTCAGCAATGCTTGGTGGAACGTTAATGGAGAGAGTTCCATCTTGTGCTTCAGTGATTCTGAATACTCTGGATTTAGGAGCCTTGCAAGAGGAGTTCACTAGCTATCGCGAACGTGGGTTCTCCGCCGTTAAGGGTGGTTGGGGGCAAGTTCCGGAAGCGGGATTTGGAACAAACCGAGTTCGAGATATGAAAGTTGCGCGTACTGTCCGCGAGGCAATTGGCCCAGATATGGGAATGGCGATAGATGTCTCTGCTCTTGCAAAATGGAGTGCAAGTCACGCTGCCACAATGGCGGAAGATTTACTAGAAGTAAATCTGACCTGGTTTGAAGATGCGCTACATCACGACGATCATGACGGCTATCGACAAATGAAGTCAAGAGTTCCCACTGCCCTTGCCACTGGAGAACGCTGCTGGACTTTGCATGACTATCAACGCTTAGTGCGTAGTAAGGCCATTGATATTATCTTGGTAGATCCAGGACGGGTTGAAGGAATTAGCGGAATGAAAGCTATCGTTGATGATGCCCTCACCCAAAGAGTGCGTTTTGTCCCTCATTCTTGGTCCAGTGCAATCAATACTGCCGCCTCACTTCACGTCTATGCGGCCTCCACAAATGGAGAGGTCTTTGAGCTAAAGCCAGCACCATCTCCTATGCAACATGAATTAGTTGAGAACCCCATTGAACAAAAAGATGGCTGGATTGCTGTACCCAACACTCCTGGTTTGGGTATAACCATCGATGAAAAAGCAGTAAAGAAGTATCTCTACCAAGGCTAA
- a CDS encoding amino acid ABC transporter ATP-binding protein, protein MIKIDNLCKSFGKDEVLKDICLTIDKGQVLGIIGPSGSGKSTLLRCINNLEFPTSGTIRINAKLAYRDESGKGFSETEISATRSKVGMVFQHFNLFPHMSVLQNVVAGPKHVLGLNEKEFREEAIALLESVGLAEKRDQFPEQLSGGQQQRVAIARALAMKPDVMLFDEVTSALDPELVGEVLGVLRKLSEAGMTMLIVTHEMGFVRQVADRVIFMDAGRIVEENNPAEFFDNPQNERTKSFLASVLSHTD, encoded by the coding sequence ATGATCAAAATAGATAACCTCTGCAAAAGTTTCGGAAAAGATGAGGTCTTAAAGGATATTTGCTTGACAATTGATAAAGGTCAAGTTTTAGGCATTATCGGCCCATCTGGTAGTGGTAAATCAACCTTACTTCGCTGCATCAATAACTTGGAATTCCCCACCAGCGGCACGATTCGTATCAATGCAAAGTTAGCTTACCGAGATGAGTCTGGAAAGGGTTTCTCAGAGACCGAGATATCTGCTACTCGCAGCAAGGTCGGGATGGTCTTTCAACATTTCAACCTTTTTCCACATATGTCCGTTTTACAAAATGTTGTTGCAGGTCCAAAACATGTGCTGGGTCTGAATGAAAAAGAGTTCCGTGAGGAAGCTATAGCACTTCTAGAATCTGTTGGATTAGCAGAAAAGCGGGATCAATTTCCTGAACAGTTATCCGGTGGCCAACAGCAAAGGGTGGCGATTGCTCGTGCTCTTGCCATGAAACCTGATGTCATGTTATTTGACGAAGTGACAAGCGCGCTTGACCCTGAATTAGTGGGAGAAGTTTTAGGCGTACTTCGAAAGCTATCTGAAGCAGGAATGACGATGCTAATCGTTACCCACGAGATGGGCTTCGTTCGCCAAGTTGCAGATCGTGTGATTTTTATGGACGCAGGTAGGATTGTGGAAGAGAATAATCCAGCGGAATTCTTTGACAATCCTCAAAACGAGCGGACGAAGTCATTCTTGGCTTCAGTACTATCGCACACTGATTAA
- a CDS encoding amino acid ABC transporter permease encodes MEFFDLIKPEIALDALPTILTGLLITLLVTLLCGIFSLTLGVLVAFGRKSKSRALRLSLGAYVQVFRSTPFLLQLVYIYFVLPFFGMEIPPLPAGILALTLHYTAYLCEVYRGAIEAVPKGQTDAAKALGMRNRVIMVRVIMPQAIRTIIPALCNYMVSLMKDTSLLSVVTVQEMMFRGQIYAAETYDYFTIYTMVFLLYFAVGFPGVKLVDYLEKRMKKGYASRGVVTSSEETLIAGGEKR; translated from the coding sequence TTGGAATTTTTTGATTTAATAAAACCTGAAATAGCTTTAGATGCGCTACCGACCATCCTGACAGGTTTGCTTATTACTCTCTTAGTGACATTACTTTGTGGAATTTTTAGTTTAACTCTTGGGGTACTAGTGGCATTTGGCCGGAAATCAAAGAGTAGAGCTCTTCGGCTCTCGCTCGGAGCCTATGTTCAGGTTTTTAGATCAACGCCTTTTCTGCTTCAGCTAGTTTATATCTACTTTGTTTTGCCTTTTTTCGGAATGGAGATTCCGCCTCTACCTGCTGGTATCCTCGCTTTAACCCTGCATTACACCGCTTACTTATGTGAAGTGTATAGAGGAGCTATCGAAGCTGTCCCCAAGGGGCAGACTGATGCTGCAAAGGCCTTAGGTATGCGCAATAGAGTAATTATGGTGCGTGTCATCATGCCGCAAGCAATTAGAACAATCATCCCCGCGCTTTGTAATTATATGGTCTCCTTAATGAAAGATACTTCTCTGCTTTCTGTCGTCACAGTTCAGGAGATGATGTTCAGAGGTCAGATTTACGCGGCTGAGACTTATGATTATTTCACCATTTATACAATGGTTTTTCTGCTTTATTTTGCCGTAGGTTTTCCTGGAGTCAAATTAGTTGACTACTTAGAGAAGAGAATGAAAAAGGGTTACGCCTCTAGAGGCGTTGTGACATCTTCTGAAGAAACTCTGATTGCCGGAGGAGAAAAGCGATGA
- a CDS encoding transporter substrate-binding domain-containing protein has protein sequence MKMKFLAQNKFAKTAIIGFATIGLVVGLSPTIAQAATDAPAAVQPDKEYFKKLGWDIEANSSPDMACSDTSLKRVMSRGLKLGIYQDIPFFNIQSGKETTGVDWDINMAVAKYLGIKNVKSVVLQWPEMVPSLLSKKIDIIGGNIHGNPDRYKNFAFTAPAWWYATVVVAQKGNPKGIKAWADLTKPGIKLGVVAGTQASAWAKDAKIADVSQFTTGALQFAALAAGRIDAVVEAEPPSVVFITENPKAEVQILKGMKDVPSAVWANYARYGTRFQDCTLNMAYSRALGELIMHGVIGRILEKHGFAASENIFEPEHNPSF, from the coding sequence ATGAAAATGAAATTTCTTGCTCAAAATAAATTCGCTAAAACGGCAATCATCGGATTTGCAACTATAGGTTTGGTAGTAGGGCTCTCCCCTACGATCGCCCAAGCTGCTACCGATGCTCCAGCCGCAGTACAGCCAGATAAAGAGTATTTTAAAAAGCTTGGATGGGATATTGAAGCCAATTCAAGCCCAGATATGGCCTGTTCCGATACCTCCTTAAAAAGAGTGATGAGCCGTGGATTAAAACTTGGAATTTACCAAGACATTCCATTCTTTAATATCCAATCAGGCAAAGAGACTACTGGTGTCGATTGGGACATAAACATGGCAGTTGCGAAATACCTCGGTATTAAAAATGTTAAGTCCGTGGTACTCCAGTGGCCAGAAATGGTTCCAAGTCTTCTTTCAAAGAAGATTGACATTATTGGTGGAAATATCCACGGTAACCCAGATCGATACAAGAACTTTGCATTTACCGCTCCAGCATGGTGGTATGCAACTGTTGTTGTTGCACAAAAGGGAAATCCAAAGGGTATTAAAGCTTGGGCAGATCTGACCAAGCCTGGTATCAAATTGGGCGTTGTCGCTGGAACACAAGCCTCAGCATGGGCAAAGGATGCCAAGATTGCTGATGTGAGTCAGTTTACAACCGGAGCATTGCAATTTGCCGCACTTGCAGCTGGTCGCATTGACGCAGTAGTTGAGGCCGAACCACCAAGCGTCGTCTTCATCACTGAAAACCCTAAAGCGGAAGTACAAATACTTAAGGGAATGAAAGATGTTCCGTCCGCAGTGTGGGCAAACTACGCTCGTTACGGTACCCGTTTCCAAGACTGCACGCTCAATATGGCATATTCAAGAGCACTTGGTGAACTGATTATGCACGGTGTGATTGGTCGAATTCTCGAAAAGCATGGCTTCGCAGCATCTGAGAATATCTTCGAACCAGAGCACAATCCGTCGTTCTAA
- a CDS encoding GntR family transcriptional regulator, translating to MSTDFFKLSSGNNLSQRTHVAHMLREAIVSGKLKPGTQLKQNEVGKKFECSPGPVREAMRDLESEGLIEHFPNRGVFVTQITKEEYLEMLLPARVVLEKFALKHAAKKFTPEVIETLNEQIEIMRKGAKKKDIDSVNEADMKFHMIVMQTAATQQTFHLWKSVMSRIRLELYRVGPHPILTEQAPNHTQLLAAILNGDVKQLYKEIEWHCIGAVSDPLKKDFK from the coding sequence GTGTCTACCGATTTCTTCAAATTATCTAGTGGTAACAACCTATCCCAGCGCACCCATGTCGCGCACATGTTGCGTGAGGCAATTGTTTCAGGAAAGTTAAAGCCTGGCACGCAACTAAAGCAGAATGAAGTAGGTAAGAAGTTTGAATGTAGCCCAGGCCCAGTTCGTGAGGCGATGCGCGATCTTGAGAGCGAAGGGCTAATTGAGCATTTTCCGAATCGTGGAGTCTTTGTCACTCAAATTACCAAAGAAGAATATCTTGAGATGTTACTGCCAGCCCGTGTAGTTTTGGAAAAATTTGCTTTGAAACACGCGGCGAAGAAATTCACCCCAGAAGTCATTGAGACACTCAATGAGCAAATTGAGATTATGCGTAAAGGTGCTAAAAAGAAAGATATTGACTCAGTAAATGAGGCTGATATGAAATTTCACATGATAGTGATGCAAACTGCAGCGACGCAGCAGACTTTCCATTTATGGAAAAGTGTCATGTCACGGATTCGTTTAGAGCTTTATCGAGTCGGCCCACACCCAATCCTTACCGAACAAGCTCCTAATCACACCCAGTTATTGGCGGCGATACTTAACGGTGATGTGAAGCAACTATATAAAGAAATTGAGTGGCACTGTATAGGAGCTGTCTCTGATCCTTTGAAGAAAGATTTCAAGTAG
- the dhaL gene encoding dihydroxyacetone kinase subunit DhaL, producing MTMVTEVSIPIAQNWLNDFCEAVIELEDYLNELDAAVGDGEHGSNISNGARALLEAFKGPQSKSLGEFFEFAGMTIINSVGGASGALYGTLFLRLSDVTANRATANLNTMSQAFESALEGIMELGRAKPGDKTLVDALNPAVSSLITSVKNSEDLLGAFTKAHQAAELGCAKTAQMEARKGRGSYQGERSIGHIDPGATSMTALFETLANSIDFFSKNGD from the coding sequence ATGACTATGGTTACAGAGGTATCGATACCAATTGCACAAAATTGGTTAAATGATTTCTGCGAAGCTGTAATTGAGCTAGAGGACTACCTTAACGAGTTAGATGCTGCAGTTGGTGATGGCGAACATGGTTCAAATATCTCCAACGGGGCCAGGGCGCTCCTAGAAGCTTTCAAAGGACCTCAATCTAAATCATTGGGTGAGTTTTTTGAATTCGCAGGGATGACGATTATAAATTCAGTCGGTGGTGCAAGTGGAGCACTCTACGGAACTCTGTTTCTTCGGCTCAGTGATGTTACGGCAAATAGAGCTACTGCAAATTTGAACACCATGTCGCAGGCATTTGAATCTGCACTCGAGGGGATTATGGAACTGGGTCGAGCGAAACCAGGTGATAAAACATTAGTAGACGCGCTAAATCCAGCGGTAAGTTCTCTCATTACTAGTGTTAAAAACTCAGAAGATCTATTAGGGGCATTTACTAAAGCACACCAAGCCGCTGAACTTGGATGCGCAAAGACGGCACAAATGGAAGCTAGAAAAGGTCGAGGAAGTTATCAAGGCGAAAGAAGTATCGGTCATATAGACCCAGGAGCAACGTCTATGACTGCTCTTTTTGAAACTCTCGCTAACTCAATAGATTTTTTTAGCAAGAATGGGGATTAG
- a CDS encoding dihydroxyacetone kinase subunit DhaK, which produces MNAPESVVNEYLRGLAASHPEVIEFNSEARIVQRKLLPTQPKVGLISGGGSGCEPMHSGYVGFGGLDAACPGEIFTSPVPAQIMAATERADSGKGVLYIIKNFGGEVMNFGLSAEIMKRKGIEISKVLVNDDCSFPISQFDRRRGLGATILVEKIAGAAAQRGYNLAQVTSIAKKVVANSRSFGVAFNSCTTPKVGHPNFEMPEDEFDIGVGIGGDRGHSRSKMVSANKIAEILIEQPALELELAFGKKIILLLSGLGSTPSIELYTLSGIIQEKLESVGTKAVRSLVGNFITSLDSFGVIATFLVADEELLELYDSPIDTPALRWGK; this is translated from the coding sequence ATGAATGCACCTGAATCCGTGGTGAATGAGTATCTGCGTGGCCTCGCGGCCTCCCACCCCGAGGTAATTGAGTTCAATTCCGAGGCGCGCATTGTCCAGAGAAAATTGCTCCCGACTCAACCGAAAGTTGGACTCATATCCGGTGGGGGTTCAGGCTGCGAGCCGATGCATAGTGGCTATGTAGGGTTCGGCGGTCTCGATGCAGCTTGCCCAGGAGAAATTTTCACATCCCCTGTGCCAGCACAAATCATGGCTGCCACCGAGAGGGCAGATAGTGGAAAGGGCGTCCTCTACATAATCAAGAACTTTGGTGGCGAGGTGATGAATTTCGGGCTCTCTGCCGAAATCATGAAGCGAAAAGGTATTGAAATATCCAAGGTCCTTGTAAATGATGATTGTTCATTTCCTATTTCGCAGTTTGATCGGCGTCGTGGGCTCGGTGCGACAATTCTTGTTGAAAAAATAGCCGGAGCCGCAGCGCAACGCGGATACAATTTAGCCCAAGTAACCTCAATAGCTAAAAAAGTAGTTGCAAACTCACGTTCTTTTGGAGTTGCCTTCAACTCATGCACGACCCCTAAAGTTGGTCATCCAAATTTTGAGATGCCAGAAGATGAATTTGATATCGGGGTTGGTATTGGAGGAGATCGCGGACACTCAAGGTCAAAAATGGTTTCTGCTAACAAGATTGCCGAGATTTTAATTGAGCAACCGGCGTTAGAGCTGGAACTAGCTTTTGGCAAGAAGATTATTCTTCTACTTAGTGGCTTAGGTTCAACACCATCTATTGAACTTTATACCTTGTCGGGAATTATCCAAGAGAAGCTTGAAAGCGTTGGAACGAAGGCAGTTCGCTCACTTGTTGGTAATTTTATCACTTCCTTAGATTCCTTTGGAGTCATTGCGACGTTCTTAGTTGCAGATGAAGAATTGCTTGAACTTTATGATTCACCGATAGACACGCCAGCGTTGAGATGGGGTAAATGA